Proteins encoded together in one Ammospiza nelsoni isolate bAmmNel1 chromosome Z, bAmmNel1.pri, whole genome shotgun sequence window:
- the LOC132087013 gene encoding serine/threonine-protein kinase PAK 1-like, translating to IKKINLQGPRRMERSINEIQIMKRYRSPNVVNFLDSYLVGEELWLVLEYMDGGTLNDILSTTALYEDEAAAISRECLQGLHFLHSNHVIHRDVKSDNILLRTDGSVKLGDFGLSTQLSPEQSRRCSVVGTPWWLAPEVLTSQPYGPKVDIWSFGIVGIEMIEQEPPYWNQSPITQALFNAAHTSIAGLFFFSVIIAQLSLTDILLAEDLSLPYPL from the exons ataaagaaaataaatcttcaaggacCGAGAAGGATGGAACGAAGCATTAATGAAATCCAAATCATGAAGAGGTACaggagtcccaatgttgtgaatttTTTAGACAG ctaccttgtgGGTGAGGAactctggctggtgctggagtaCATGGACGGAGGCACCCTGAACGATATCCTCAGCACGACCGCTCTgtatgaagatgaggcagcagccatcagtcgggag tgcctgcaaggactgcattttcttcactcaaaccatgtgatccatcgagatgtgaagagtgacaacatccttctcagaaccgatggttctgtcaagctgg gtgattttggcctctctactcagctcagccctgagcagagcagacggtgctcggtagtcgggactccttggtggctgGCGCCAGAAGTGCTGACAAGTCAACCATATGgtcccaaagtggacatatggtcttttggaatcgTGGGGATTGAAATGATCGAACAAGAACCTCCCTACTGGAACCAAAGTCCCAtcacg CAAGCGCTGTTCAATGCAGCTCACACCTCTATTGCAGGGCTGTTCTTCTTCTCAGTAATCATCGCTCAGCTGTCTCTCACTGACATATTGCTGGCTGAAGACCTGTCTCTTCCATATCCCCTATAA